DNA sequence from the Penicillium psychrofluorescens genome assembly, chromosome: 3 genome:
CTATATTTAAATATCACGCCCGGGTTTCCTTCTCAAGGAAAGAGCAGAGCTTCTACCCTGTCTTTGGGGATCGGTTGATAGAGTGCTTATAGCCTATTTATCACCCTTTGAAGTCCGGATCTTGCAATCCCATCCCCTTACCCCAAAATAAAGAATTTTCAAGTCAATAGAGCCTCACTTCATCATGGTTTTAAATACTGTGGCGATCCTTCTttcgctcttcttccttcgcagTTTAACCCAGATCATTTACCGCGTCTTTTTTCATCCGCTGTCGAAATTTCCAGGGCCGAAGCTTGCCGCAGCAACGGGATGGTATGAGGCTTATTTTGACCTTTTTGTAAAACCTGGTGGTCAATTCATGTGGGAGTTGAAGCGACTACATCAGATATATGGTACATCTCTTGGACTTCTAGTTCTACCAGTTGCTAACAAGAAAACGTAGGCCCCATCGTACGCATTAACCCCCACGAACTGCACATTGAGGATCCAGAATGGCTAGGGACACTCTATACCGGCTCCGTTCAAGTTTGTGACATTATTCCCGTACTCAAATGAGATGTGGTTACTAAAGTGAGAATCCAATAGGTTCGTGATAAATATCCTCCAGCCGCACATTTACTTGGAATGCCAAAAGGAAGTAAGCAGAGCCTTGTAATTATAGTTTGCGACAATTTTCACGGAACTAAAACTACCTTCTATAGCGTTTGGCACTATTCCACATGATCTTCACCATATGCGTCGCGCAGCTATAAACAAGCTTTTCTCCAGAGCCTCGATCGAGAAAGCAGAGGACATGATATATGAAAATGTTGAAAAGTTTCTCGCGCGTGTCGATAAACAGATTCAGAGAGATGGGTCTGCGAATATGCGCCCGAATCTCCTCGCTCTCACAACTGCTATAGTCGACGACTACTGTCTCAAATCATCAATGAGACTACTCGATGAAGATAACGAAGAGAAAGCTTTAGACTGGCACGATACGATTAGCTCTCTAACCAATATGGCACCTATCGCAAGGCAGTGGAGCTGGATAACACCTTTTGCTATGAGTCTGCCTTATTCGCTGATTAGAATATGCAGTCCCGAAGTTGCAAGAATTGTAGCTATGCACCTAGTGAGTACTCTATATGCTGTCTTTTTGGTGGTATCTAGAATTCACTGACTGAGCTCTAAAAGGAAATGGAGAGACAAGCAAAAGCGGCAATTCAAAACCATGTACAGCGAAACGAGAAAACAAATGGTcctctggaagatgatgaacaCCTTCTATTCAGTACTATTCTGAAAAGCCCCGAAATGATTCCCGAGGAGAAAGTCTACAACCGAATCTCTCAGGAGGGAGCTGTAGTAATTGGGGCCGGTGGGGAAACTACATCGCGGATTCTGACAACGGCGACCTTTTTTGTCTTCTCAAATCGCGAAACGCTACTACAGAGCCTTCAAGATGAGATAAGAACTATTATTCCCAATCGACATGCCAGACCGTCGTTCAAGAAGCTCGAAGGCTTGCCTCTGTTGGTAAGAACATGGACGCCGCCATCAATTACTCTTGTCGAGATTTTCCACTGACATGCAGGTTAACCTAGACCGCAACTCTCAAAGAGTCGCTACGGTTTGTTGGTGTTCTCACTTCTCGGTCACCATTGATCTCACCCAAGGATCCCTTAGTCTACAAAGATTGGACTATTCCTCCAGGAGTGCGTGCCTACTCCCATCATTCGATCCAACCCCACAAGATAAGCTTTTCCGAACCATACTAATGGAGAATCTTTTGATACCGTAGACACCCGTTAGCATGTCTTTCCGTGATCTTCTCTATGACCCACGAGTTTATGAGAGCCCCGAGGAGTTCCGACCGGATCGTTGGCTTACGACCGACGAGACGAAACTTCAGCAGATGAATCGGCATTTCGTACCAtttggacgaggaagccgaaTGTGCCTTGGATTGCAGTGAGTCTATGTCCTATGAAAATATTGCCGCATTTGTCACTCCCCTGTGTACATATGCGAATGGTTTCAAGTGCAGAGGCTAATCATTGAATACTGTTTTGACAGTCTGGCTTGGGCGGAGCTATACATTGCTATGGCCTGTATCATTCAAAGAGATTTTGTTCTTGAAGAGGGTATAAAGCAGCAGGATGTTACTATTGTGCGAGATTGCGCTGTCGGCGAGGTGCATCCTCACAGCAAGGGTGTAAGACTTCGATCTTTAAAAGGTAAAATATCATCCCTATAATGCTCTCACCCTGTGCTTGACCATTCTTCATATGCTTATAAACCCCGCCATTCTTTTCTAGAAAAcaattgattgattgatgATCTGAAACCCGCAGGTGGGGGGTTTGTGGTGATTTCTATATTTTTTTAACTACTACATCACGCTCAGAAGCGATTTGAAACCTTCATAGAGAAATGATGAGCCAACTTACATTTTTTTATTTCCTTTCGGTCATCTAGACTGATCCAAATTTTAGTGGCCTCTTCAAATTCACTAAAGAACCACTTAGCGCAACCGTGAATAGTTCTTACTATTAGTCGCCTGCTAGAGAAAATTCGCAACGTACTGGTGCATCTGCCACATCCCGATCACCTAATGTCCCATTATAGAGCTATGGCCCGATGCAATTCCCACAATGCAGAGTTTCCTAATATAGAGAAGTAGATAGTCCAAACACCATCGATTCATCATTGTCCTAAATCTAACTACCTGGTAGATTTACATGTGGAAACGCCTATCTTTGACCCCAAGATATTCGCTGTTTCATATATAGTCCTGGATGTGGCAGGCGGTAACTTGGTGACGTAGTGCTGACCGAAACCATCCAGAAAATCAGCTTCCGAGCCcagccaccagcaccatGCGCAGATTCCGACCCTTCTTCCCTCGACATTGAGGGCTTCACTATCTGCTCAAATCTGCAGACTCGCAGTCGCAACAACTACCCAAGTACCAACACCACCCTCAGAAGACACCATCATCATGCTGGACGCGCTAGTCTCCATCCCGGTgctctcgctcttcctcgtcccCGCGCTATCCTCGTACACTACCAGCCTCAACATCGTCTTCTTTTACATGACATGGTCGACGCTGGTACTGTCGCATCCCCCGCTCCGCGTGGAATTGTTCGGCACCGCTGCAGTGCGCCTCTTATTCTACGTGCTGCCGTCACTCGTCTTCTTCCTATTTGACATTCTGACCCCTTCCGCGGCGGTGGCTATTAAGGCGCAAGGCGAGACCGGACTCCCCGGCGGAAAGAAACGAGGCACAATCCGAACGAAGGAGCTCAAGGTCGCCGGGTGGGCGCTGCTGAATGTTACCTTGAGTGTTGCGGCCCAGGCGGCAATCGAGACGCTTCTTGTAAAGGGATTGGGCCTGCGCAGTGCGCTGAAGGCGTCGGTGAGGCTACCTATGCCCTGGCAGGTGATTAAGGACTTGTCTATGGGATTTTTGGGTCGCGAGGTGAGAGATCTTCGCCgggcattcttcttctttacTAATGGCACTTCTCCCAGATCCTGAGCTATGTCCTCCACCGCTTCATCCTTCACTCGCGCAACAACTTCCTCGCCCGGTACCACCAGACCTGGTACCACGCGCTTCCAGCTCCATTTCCTCTAACAGCACACTACGACCACCCACTCGCCTATTTGGTAGGCAGATTCATCCCCACCTACGCTCCCGCCATGCTATTCCGGTTCCACATGCTCACCTACTTGATGTACATCTCGGTAATCTCCCTCGAGGAGACATTTGCTTTCTCCGGATACACGGTGATGCCGACGAGTTTCTTGCTCGGCGGCGTTGCGCGCCGCACGGATAtgcatcttctcgaagacgCACAGGGTAACTTCGGTCCGTGGGGCGTGGTGGATTGGTTGTGCGGGACTACGGTTGGGGACTCTACCGTTGAAGATGATTTcatggatgagatggaggagcaTGAGATTGAGGATCGGATTAGGAAAATGCTCGCGTCTTCGAAGCGCAAGGTGAAGGAAGGTGCGGCGGGCAGTGTTTCGTCAAAGGTGAATGGGCAGTCTTCacgacggcggagacgggATTAATAAAGAAGTTTGAATGGAGTTGGGAATTTATTCTGAGATTTGTTGCTTTAAATGTACTAGGCATACTTTTTGGGTGGTATTTTGAGAATATGTGGTGATGCTCTCAGATGTATATAGTTCAACATTTACCCCGGAATATATATCTGAGCCGAGGATGGCGTATCGCACAATAAGTAAGGAAATCCACATTCCACATTCTAGACCCCGCAATTGTATCTATTTCAACACATGAGGTTTACTGCGTTTACAGATAGAGAGAATACAGATCTATAGATCCCAATATTTTGGATTGCCACCTGAACCTGGAAAATCGGAGAGGTCGTACTGAACATAACATAGAAACTCCAGCCCGCCTGCTGGAAAGAGGTATTTTTGAatcttttttgtttttgtgCTTCAAGTCTTTCTTCACATCACGGCTGGGGATGTGCAAACCAgccacacacacacacataaaggaaagagaggaatCATGAAAACCAGGGAACAAAGCGCGGTTATCCGAATCAAACCGCAAGTCCGAGAGAACAAGCACAAGAATAATAATGGATCCCGTATAGAGTTACACACATAGTTCAATGAAAccgctccttctcttttttggTGGTGCGGCGAGTAATGCCCATTCCTCCGATTTTTGTTGTCAAATCGAGCCGCCCATCGTTTGGAAAGAATCTACCGAGCCCGCGGCCGCCTCATCGCAACACCGCTTACCACTTCATCTCGTGGGGCTTGTCGCCGTTCCGGAGGCTGAACGAGGTGGCGAGGTAGCTGCTGAGgaactcctccttcttgatgGTGGCGAGGATGCCCTGATCGACGGCCTTCTGGTCCGAAGCACGGGCGCTggcgaccttcttcttctgcaggacGGACACAGATTAGCATTGGGGTTGGTTGGCGACTGAATATGAATCGACATACCTCGGGCTTCTCTCCCTGCTTGAAGAAAGCCtcctcggtcttcttctccttgctcttctccttggtgAAGTACTCGGGGGCGGagatcttctcgatggccttggagtCAACGCCGCTGACGTCCACGCGCTTGGAGGTGGCGATCACGTAGCGGGAGTTCACCCGTCGGAGAGGGACGCCGTTGATCTTGAAGGGGCCGGTGACCAGGAGGACACCCTGGTCGAGGTgcttgaggaggatgaccCGGCGGCCACGGAAACGGCCGGCCAGGAGGATCAGGATGGTGCCGGGCTGGAGGCTCTCGCGAACCTTGGTGGGACGCAGCGTCTTGCGAACCTGTAACGCACACACATGTTAGAAACTCAAGGCAATTGGAAATCACATTGCAGAATGGTCTGGCATGGTCTTTCTCGCTGCAGATGATGCGACTCATCGAGGCACACGGCTCATTGGATTCAATTTTGAATTTCAACGTTCgccacacacacacaaaagATGGAGGGACACTCCAACTCAGCGCCAGCAACGCCATGGGTCGCATTCATCCAGACGATCAAACCACGCCCATGCCATTTTCTGCAGGGCTGTACTGACTTTCTTGGGCTGCGACTCATCGTCCACGGGGTACCACTTCTGAGCCTTCTGAGCCGGGTGCGGCACAGTCCGCTTGCCCTTTCCAAACTGCTTCGTCTGGCCAACGGCGTCCGACATGATGGCTGCTGGGACGAAGGGGGGAGGAGTGTCGGTGGGTTGGGTGGGTGGTTGTTGGGTGGAAGTGTGTGGACTCGGGGGGAGCAAGTCTGGCGGCAGCAAGTTGAATCTGCCCAGAATCAGCGGAATCAGGGTTTGTGGGAGTGAGCCCTAAGAGTAGCCGAACCACGCTAGCCTGTTTGGGTGACTGATATGTGGCCTCAGGCCGGACACCAGCACGGTGACCAAATCGTGCCACTAGTGCAGTTAGTCACCTGATCACCCAACCCAAACACACCTGACGTACCGTGTACCTTACCTTGCTCAACGTCTTCACAAACCCCCaattcttcctccttcctcctctcccccttTCATCATGTCGATAGACCCCATCATCACCTTCAAAGCAGGTATCTGCGATCTGGATGTACGTTTGATTGTGCTCATTGACGGCGAAGCTGTGGGTTCCACTACTGACATCCATCCATTAGGCCTCTGCCACCCCAGCCGCGGTGGTCCCGAAGCCGACCCCGGGATATATTTACCTCTACTCGGAAGATGAGCTGGTACATTTCTGCTGGCGCCCTCGTAGCGCCCCCCTGGACGAGCCCGAGCTCGACCTGGTGATGGTGCCCTCGGATGGAAGCTTCACGCCCTACAAACCCGGCGGCAAGGATGCTACAAACGGCCGGATTTTTGTTCTCAAGTTTTCGTCCAGCTCTCAGCGATACTTGTTCTGGATGCAATCGCGGTCGCAGCATGAATCAGGCGACCCAAGCTGGTTTAGCCCGCGGGATCTGAAGCTCGGCGAGATTGTCGATGTGCTTCTGCAGGGTGACGAGGTGGACGTGGAGCACGAGATTGCAAATCTGCCCCGTCGGCCATCGGgcggcgatgacgacgagaCCATGGAGGACGTGGAGGGCGTGGACCATGACCCAGCCCACAACCACGGCGagagcagcggcggcggcggcgctggccCGGACGCGACGGGGGGTGACGTTcgggaagaaggccaaggatCAAGAGAGGGCGGTGCCGACGGTGGTCGAGCGTAGGTACATCTCTCGGAACAGCCTTAGCTAAGTAAGAATCACGGAGAAGCTGATGCGTGTGTGTGTTCAACTGCAGCGCGACTACGGGCTCCGATCCGTCGTCGGTAGTCAATGACTTTTTGAAGTCCTTGGGTGGCCGTGCGCCGGCCCAGGACCCCGAACAACCTTCTACAACCCTCCAGGACCTGCTTCCTCCGTCGACCACACTGCCATTCCTCGAATCGGCCGACGCCGCCACTGCTGATCATCTCTTGAATTTCTTACCGCCGGCGCTGCTACTATTAGCCCAGGGCAATGCCGAGGCCTTGGACGCTGACACCGACCCCGAATTGGCCCAAGCGGCTCTCCTGTCCCTCGACCTCccccaaaagaaagacatccTGCGCCGCGTGCTTCGTTCGCCGCAGTTCATCCAGAGTCTGGCGAGCCTGACGGTAGCGCTGCGTGACGGAGGGCTGCCTAGTATCAGTGAGGCTCTTGAGATTCCTGTGGCCAATGGCGGGTTCATGCGCCGAGGCGGAGTGCCCGTGGGCGGCGGGGAGGCTGTGGAGGCGTTTCTGGATGGCGTTCGACAGCATGTCAAGCAAAAGGACTCCGAGCCCGGTCAGATGGAGACCGATTGATGGTAGCCTAGAGCAGTAGCTAATTCACTAAGCCCCGATTCACTATTTACATAACTTCTGTATGCGCTGCATGCGCTGTATGTACGGGCGTTGTCTATTTTTGGAAAGTGGATCGTCGACTCCTTGCTTCGTCAGCCGCGACCAACTCGGGCGGTTAACTGAGGTGACGCGacgctcttcttccagtgtGGAAGGTTGTCACCAGGAACATCCAGTGTAGTGACTCGATGAGTTGGTAGGATGGTGGTAATGCTAGTCATAGTCCAAATACCACAGTACCGTACCCAGTACATGCCGCTGACATGCCAGCCGGCATAATAATACGAAGCGCCAAGGCCCACTGGCACGCGGCTTTGGTTAGTGGACATCGGGGAGATTAGTTCATGTTGATTGTTCACCATCCTGCAGCTGAAcatcctccccccccccctgTTCGTTCGTTCGTTCGCTCGTTACTGCCTGACTATGTCCCTGACGACGTGACGCCTTTCTGATCTTTCTCTACCCCCTTTTGCAAAGGCCATGTCGACGTTACGATAAATCCCTGAAACTTGCCTGACGATGGCGTCCAACCGCCACAACGGCCATGAGAACCGCCCTCCCGCCGGCCAGATCCCCCTCCAAGATCTTTCCAGACCGGCAGGGGTCGTCGCTGCCGATGACCGGGGCAGGGGTCGTGCAGGGAGCGTGGGGAGCAGGCTCTTCTCCCGCCGCTCGCTGCTCCGCCGCGGATCGCACAGGAATTATGAGAGCGTCGCCGAGGGGTCGCCGGTTGACTCGGCGGCCGCCAGCAGACACTACGGGGGTGCGCATCCATATCCGCATGAGGGGGAGGTTTCGTCCCCCCTCGAGGATGTCGGAGGCTTTGCGATGGCCATGTCGTCCGTGGGGCTCAGCTTCGATGGCCCCCAGCCAAGATTTCCGTCCCCATCAGCCCCTCCAGCGGCATCACGCCCTCTAGACGACTCCGAATCCGATCTCGATATCGTTCCTTTACACTCTCACGATTTTCACGAACCTTACACCACGCCCACCGAGACTCAACAACCGACGGCGCGACTGACGGATCCGCAGTTCGTGCAGCCTATCTCCGGCGCCCCTGAACCCCAAAACCAAAGGAATGCCATTCGCGGGCAATCCGTTCATTTTGCCGATGAGACGCGCCTGGGCGATGACCTCCCGCACCTGGAGGCCGGGAGGGGACGACACCATCGAAGCGGGGATCGATCTCGTTCCTTGTCCCCCTCGGCTCCTAGTGGCGCTTTGCATCGAGCGAGTAGTATGGTGAAATCCATATCATCACGAGTTGTCAACCTGAGTAATGAGCCGGAAGTGATTGAGCATTCGATTGAGAGAGAAGAGTCATACAAACATTCACGGCTGGAAGGCCCTCCGGAATTGCCTGAGATGGTGGACTTCGAAGACGAACCCTATACAGGACCCCGGTCGCGTAAGAGGAGGCGGATCTCGGCGAAGCTGTGGAGGGACCGAAACAATCCGTTCAGGGGCAGGTCCCTCGGCATTCTGGGACCGCAGAATCCTCTTCGCTTGTGGCTATGTGATATCCTGGTTCACTCGTTTACGGAACCCATTATTCTGGgtctcattctcatccaAACCGTGCTGTTGGCCATTGAATCCTCGCAGTCAGTATGGAAtcagaagaaggagaacaacTGGGGAGGCAATCTTCTGGACTACGTTTTCTTCGGCATCTTCGTCATCTATACACTGGAGATGATCGTCAAGATCCTGGTGTCGGGACTCGTCTGGAACCCGGTCGAGTATAGTACCCTCAATCGATCTCTCGGCTTCCGCAACGCAATGGCGGAGAAGGGCCGGAATCTGATCACGCCACACCGACAGCCCCAGTCCACACCGGGCAAGAAAGCGTCGGTACTTCAAGCGGAACCGCAGGCCTCGATTCTACGCACCTTCACCGGGATAAATGACCCCGAGGCGGAGGTGTATGATCCTCTTCAGAAACGCCGTGTTCGACTCGCCCATCGTGCGTTTCTTCGTCACTCCTTCAATCGCCTGGACTTTGTGGCAGTCGTCGCTTACTGGGTATCTTTCTTGCTCACCGTGGATGGTGTCGAGAAGACTCACCAGCTGTACATCTTTCGCATGCTGAGTTGTCTCCGGAtccttcgtcttctgctTCTTACCAACGGTACCTCGGTGATTCTTCGCAGTCTCAAGAGAGCTGCTCCCCTACTTGTCCACGTTGCATTTCTcatcggcttcttctggctccTTTTTGCCGTTGTTGGCATCCAAAGCTTCAAGTCTAGCTTACGAAGGACTTGCAAATGGATCGGCCCCGAGGGCCAGAGCAATTTTACCTTGAACGACCCATATAACGTATTGCAATTCTGTGGTGGATTCCTCGACAACACCACTGGCGAAGCAAAGCCTTGGATGGACGCTCAAGGCTTATTACAAAACTATAAACCAAAAGGATACATTTGCCCGCGTGGCTCTGTGTGCATCGAAGGTCAGAATCCCTACAACGGGACTGTCAGCTTCGATAATATTGTGCAATCACTGGAATTGGTCTTTGTGATCATGAGCTCCAACACCTTTACCGATTTGTTGTACTACACTACCGACAGCGACTATCTCGCAGCTGCACTGTTCTTTGCTTGTGGGCTCGTGATTTTGAGTTTGTGGCTTGTCAACTTGCTGGTTGCCGTCATCACACATTCTTTCCAAGTTATCCGAGAGGAGAGCAAGCGCAGTGCGTTCGCCGTTAATACGATCGATGCTacggaggaggaaaagaCTTCTTCGCGGAAGACAACCTCATTCAAACAGCTCTATGATAAGACCGAATGGCTTTGGGTTTgcgtcatcttcttcgatctTGTTATACAGGCGCTAAGAAGCTCTACGATGGGACCGGATCGGATTCGCTTCATCAGTGACACGGAAACCGTCATTACTCTTGTTTTACTGGTCGAGATCATTCTACGATTCGCGTCGGATTGGCGTTCATTCCACAAGAAGCGCCGTAATTGGTTTGATTTGTTTCTCGTGGTCGTCACTTGTGTCATCCAGATACCACCTATCAGAAACTGCGGCCGGCCGTACACCGTCCTCACTGTCTTCCAGATTCTCCGGGTGTACCGAGTTGTGCTGGCCTTTTCAGTGACCAGAAACCTCATCCAGGTGGTTTTCCGAAATGCGGTCGGTCTGATCAATCTTATCATCTTCGtgttcttgatgaccttcctcgtcgctATCTTTGCAACCCAGCTTTTTCGAAGCCAGATCCCTGAAAATGACCCGTCCGGCAACTCGATCTTCATCACTTTTGCAGACATTTACAACTCGTTCCTCGGAATGTACCAAATCTTCTCAAGTGAGAACTGGACGGCTATTCTGTACAATGCAACGGCATACACGGATAGTTTCAATACCGCGTGGATTTCAGCCGCGTTTCTCATTCTTTGGTTTATCTTGGCCAACTTTATTATCCTGAACATGTTCATTGCTGTCATCCAAGAGAGTTTTGATGTTTCAGAGGATGAGAAGCGAGTGCACCAAGTCAGGGCGTTTCTAGAGCAGAAGCAAGTCCACAACATGCAGGCCCAAGGAAATCTGTCGTTGTCGAAAATCCTCCGGCTGGGGCGCGAAGACCGATACAAAGATCCGCTGGACCATGGTCCTGCAGCGTTGGAAATGCTCCTGAAAGATGCCGTCGTACGAGAGTttcttgatgaagaagaagcagaccaAGAACCCAACCCAAACCGGCGGCGAGTGAGCACGCAGCCCTTTGGGTTCAGCGAGGGAACTGGCCAACCTAATTATTTCTCGCACCTTTGGAATAAGACCACCAGTTTTATCATGCGCAGAGAAACCAATCCGTTCTACTCGAAGCTGAAGTTCTCTCGTGCTTATGAAGAGTTGGATCCCACAACGATGGCCAAGGAAGTGGTGTCCGCGGCAGAACAAAGGAAGCGAGCTCAGCGAGAGTATCTCATCAAGCATCCGAACTACAACAAGTCCCTCTTCATATTTCCACATGACTCCTCGATCCGCCGATTCTGCCAGCGGATCGTCGGCCCTGGGCGTGGTCATCAGCGCGCTCAAGGCGTGGACCCATACAAACCATTATGGTAcaccttctctgccttgaTTTATGCGGCCATCGTGGCAATGGTTATCCTCGCGTGCATTACGACACCACTGTATCAACGGCAATATTTCCGGACCAATCGCAACTGGTTCGTGTACACTGATTTTGGCTTCGCTGTCGTGTTCACCATTGAAGCTATCATCAAGGTCGTTGCCGACGGTTTCTTTTGGACTCCGAATGCATACTTCCGAAGCTCCTGGGGATTTATTGACGGCATAGTCTTGGTGACACTCTGGATCAATGTTGGCAGTTCGTTGAAAAAGGATTGGAATGTTTCCCGGGCTATTGGTGCCTTCAAAGCCCTGAGAGCATTGCGGCTGCTGAATGTCAGCGACAGCGCCAAAGATACCTTCCACTCGGTCATCATTCTTGGAGGATGGAAAGTCATCGCTGCCATCGCCGTCTCAATGAGCTTCCTCATCCCATTCGCCATCTACGCCGTGAATCTGTACAATGGCCAAATGGTCCAATGCAACGACAGCAACTTTGCGGGCAACTTGACTGCTTGCGTCAATGAGTGGGCTAGCTCTCCTTACAACTGGGACGTGTGGGCTCCCAGAGTAGCCACCAACCCCTATTATGACTTTGACAATTTCGGTAACGCACTCTTCATCCTTTTCCAGATTGTGTCCCAAGAGGGCTGGATCGATGTCCAGGGGAGTGCCATGAGTATTACTGGACAGGGTGTACAGCCCCAAAACAACGCTTCACCCGCGAATGGCCTTTTCTTCGTCGTGTTCAACTTGCTCGGAGCCGTGTTCGTCTTGACGCTGTTCGTGTCTGTGTTTATGCGTAACTACACGGAACAGACTGGCGTCGCCTTCCTGACAGCCGAGCAACGATCGTGGCTCGAACTGCGCAAACTTCTCCGCCAGATTTCTCCCTCCAAGCGCTCCTTCGACGATAAGAGCCAGAAGTGGCGGTTGTGGTGCTATCGAATCGCGGTCAAGAAACACGGTCGGTGGGCACGGTTTGTGACTTGCGTCCTGGTGATCCACCTGCTCCTGCTGGTCTTGGAATTCTATCCCGAGCCTTACATATGGGAGCTTATTCGCTCGTTGCTGTTCTTCGTGTTCATGTTCGTCTACGCAGCCAACGTCCTCATTCGGTTGGTTGGCCTGGGATGGCATCGATTCAGTCGCAGTTCGTGGgatctcttctccatggtggcCGTACCCGGAGctctcatcaccaccatcataGATTTTTCGTCGGGTATGGAGGTTGTGATGGAGTTGAACAAGCTGTTTCTTGTGGCCATCGCCTTGCTGCTTATCCCGCGGAACAATCAGCTCGACCAGCTGTTCAAGACGGCCGCAGCCTCTCTCACGGCAATTAGCAATCTTCTTGCGACATGGTTCGTTCTGTTCTTGGTTTACGGTATCGCCATGAACCAGGCATTCGGCCTGACCAAGTTCGGCGAGAACGAGACCCACAACCTCAATTTCCGGGACTTGCCCAAGTCTCTGATTCTCCTCTTTCGGATGAgttgtggagaaggatggaATCAAATCATGGAGGACTTTGCCACCATGACGGGTGAAAGATGCACATACGACGCCAATTTCCTTGACGATGATTGCGGCAGCGCGTCGTGGGCTCGCTCTCTTTTCATTTCCTGGAACATCATCAGCATGTATCTTTTCGTTTCTCTGTTCGTCTCGCTCATCTTCGAGAGCTTCTCGTACGTCTATCAGCGAAGCAGTGGGCTGTACGCAATCAGTCGTGAGGAAATCCGCCGCTTCAAGCAGGCGTGGGCTACCTTCGACCCGGATGGAACGGGATTTATCACCAAGGAGCAGTTCCCTCGATTACTTGGGGTAAGTGTTTTTTCTTATTTCTGCCGTCACGCGAACATTTCGCTCATTCAAGTGTATAGGAACTCTCCGGCATCTTTGAGATGCGAGTCTACGACGGTGATTTTACGGTTGGAAGCATTCTCGAACGGTGTAGGATCGACCCCCGAGAGTCGATGAGGCCCATTCGTCCCCGAGCTACTGAAGGAGTGAACCTGGACGAGCTCACTGAGATCATTAATTCCATTCCTGTTGATACGATCCGGTTTCGACGGCAGCGACTCAACAAGTTTTACGAGGAAGTGCTTGTCTCTGCGGATCCAGAGCGCGGCATCTCCTTTCACTCTGTCT
Encoded proteins:
- a CDS encoding uncharacterized protein (ID:PFLUO_004867-T1.cds;~source:funannotate) → MLDALVSIPVLSLFLVPALSSYTTSLNIVFFYMTWSTLVLSHPPLRVELFGTAAVRLLFYVLPSLVFFLFDILTPSAAVAIKAQGETGLPGGKKRGTIRTKELKVAGWALLNVTLSVAAQAAIETLLVKGLGLRSALKASVRLPMPWQVIKDLSMGFLGREILSYVLHRFILHSRNNFLARYHQTWYHALPAPFPLTAHYDHPLAYLVGRFIPTYAPAMLFRFHMLTYLMYISVISLEETFAFSGYTVMPTSFLLGGVARRTDMHLLEDAQGNFGPWGVVDWLCGTTVGDSTVEDDFMDEMEEHEIEDRIRKMLASSKRKVKEGAAGSVSSKVNGQSSRRRRRD
- a CDS encoding uncharacterized protein (ID:PFLUO_004868-T1.cds;~source:funannotate), translated to MSDAVGQTKQFGKGKRTVPHPAQKAQKWYPVDDESQPKKVRKTLRPTKVRESLQPGTILILLAGRFRGRRVILLKHLDQGVLLVTGPFKINGVPLRRVNSRYVIATSKRVDVSGVDSKAIEKISAPEYFTKEKSKEKKTEEAFFKQGEKPEKKKVASARASDQKAVDQGILATIKKEEFLSSYLATSFSLRNGDKPHEMKW
- a CDS encoding uncharacterized protein (ID:PFLUO_004869-T1.cds;~source:funannotate); amino-acid sequence: MSIDPIITFKAGICDLDASATPAAVVPKPTPGYIYLYSEDELVHFCWRPRSAPLDEPELDLVMVPSDGSFTPYKPGGKDATNGRIFVLKFSSSSQRYLFWMQSRSQHESGDPSWFSPRDLKLGEIVDVLLQGDEVDVEHEIANLPRRPSGGDDDETMEDVEGVDHDPAHNHGESSGGGGAGPDATGGDVREEGQGSREGGADGGRAATTGSDPSSVVNDFLKSLGGRAPAQDPEQPSTTLQDLLPPSTTLPFLESADAATADHLLNFLPPALLLLAQGNAEALDADTDPELAQAALLSLDLPQKKDILRRVLRSPQFIQSLASLTVALRDGGLPSISEALEIPVANGGFMRRGGVPVGGGEAVEAFLDGVRQHVKQKDSEPGQMETD